Proteins from a genomic interval of Brucella melitensis bv. 1 str. 16M:
- a CDS encoding restriction endonuclease subunit S, producing the protein MSVEVPKGWREVRIGQIAREISNRNHASADIPVLSMTKHRGFVRSNEYFSKSVHSENTRQYKVVKRGQFAYATIHLDEGSIDYLRNEDAGLISPMYTVFETNSEEINNEIALRQFKRFALSGRFDPYSNGGVNRRKSILFSDLSAFKFGLPPLTEQRAIAEVLGAAEAAIAKTEALIKAIEQTKKALLKQYFVERQQSLLWSCVAKMGRWLSGGTPATAAEENWKGSIPWVCPKDIKGPSISSTVDHISEDAAKALGMVGPGTLLLVVRGMILARSVPSTICTVRCAFNQDVKAFVPNEGVAPAFLKLWLDINEHKLLGEIETATHGTKRFPLERLNEFPVPVVTRDEQIRLVTLAESSQERLRSERDNLSALRSVRDALAQELLSGRIRLPESIIARHRDKAGQAA; encoded by the coding sequence ATGTCGGTTGAAGTGCCCAAAGGCTGGCGCGAGGTGCGCATCGGTCAAATTGCCCGCGAAATCTCGAATAGAAACCATGCGAGCGCTGACATCCCCGTCCTAAGCATGACAAAGCACCGGGGTTTTGTCCGTTCCAATGAGTATTTCTCAAAGTCCGTTCATAGTGAGAACACCCGCCAATACAAGGTTGTGAAGCGTGGGCAATTTGCCTACGCCACGATCCACCTTGATGAAGGTTCTATTGACTACCTGAGAAACGAGGACGCGGGCTTGATTAGCCCGATGTATACGGTTTTCGAAACCAATTCCGAAGAGATCAACAATGAAATTGCGCTTCGGCAGTTCAAAAGATTTGCGCTGAGTGGTCGTTTCGACCCCTACAGCAATGGCGGGGTCAATCGCAGAAAATCCATCCTATTCAGCGATCTGTCCGCCTTCAAATTCGGGCTGCCTCCGCTCACGGAACAGCGCGCGATTGCAGAAGTCCTCGGCGCTGCCGAGGCCGCTATTGCGAAGACTGAGGCGCTAATCAAGGCGATTGAGCAAACCAAGAAAGCGCTTCTCAAACAGTATTTTGTCGAACGACAGCAGTCTCTGCTTTGGTCCTGCGTAGCGAAGATGGGGCGCTGGCTGAGCGGAGGAACGCCTGCAACTGCGGCTGAGGAGAACTGGAAAGGATCAATACCTTGGGTGTGTCCGAAAGATATAAAAGGTCCAAGTATTTCATCGACGGTAGACCACATTTCGGAAGACGCGGCAAAAGCGCTCGGGATGGTTGGTCCGGGAACGCTTCTCTTGGTCGTTCGCGGCATGATCCTTGCGCGATCAGTCCCTTCAACGATCTGCACAGTTCGGTGTGCTTTCAATCAGGACGTGAAAGCATTTGTTCCCAATGAAGGTGTTGCACCGGCGTTTCTAAAACTCTGGCTCGACATAAATGAGCACAAGCTTCTGGGAGAGATAGAGACTGCCACACATGGAACCAAGCGGTTTCCTTTGGAGCGCCTTAACGAATTTCCCGTCCCCGTCGTAACGCGCGACGAGCAAATCAGATTGGTCACATTAGCTGAAAGTAGCCAAGAGCGCTTGCGTTCAGAGAGAGACAACCTCTCTGCGCTTCGTTCTGTACGGGATGCGTTAGCTCAGGAACTGCTCTCAGGGCGCATTCGCCTCCCTGAAAGCATTATTGCGCGGCATCGTGACAAAGCTGGGCAAGCTGCATGA
- a CDS encoding DUF4209 domain-containing protein: MTGHEGQPEEAAEAEAQEHELPFWLQATPDDIAGLEFEAPIIGCNSADCVELSTLYRKEATELQEAQGNQAAAKVFAMLSAGTDLHFKPNDRNAPFGAMMIMGDRRSAIPEDFRGIPVSVLAYAAENAANQVLRARLCDLCWLLERKRHQLGRAAIASYVAIAEGLGSDSLKDRLDRDDPLLGLTPRDVLRRALSMGRPLGWDIDEVIAARTLLSAIRARAVRSSNPVPVHWFFEMDLDFGISDPSIIAAEIEAYLTGGVPEPGSHMIVELWRLAARGHHYAKDEDGKNRCRTGAAEALVAESEKHTSAMLASHWLSEAIAEYHGVPGQRKRRTQLRHKLIDVQSGIADEMSSFSHPMDLSAIADQVKEQLEGERDLIDLLLIFADLEQSPSPKKLMEDAVKSINDHPLSSLFGASFHDHEGKVIHKSEGGGFGDGDNGDAIRLQISQHESMRRGIHVSGQVQVARQYITRNYYVGEDTLQALIRHSPFVPNDLVNTFSRGFARFFEGDCVSALYILTPMLENSLRHILKLNGYDVTTFDDAKQVQEDRTISALFEQMRPELEEAFGDAITTDIDNVFLSKPGPSLRHAVAHGLLNDSSPYGTDAIYACWLIFRLCCIPLFEQRERLRLPS; this comes from the coding sequence ATGACGGGGCATGAAGGACAACCGGAGGAAGCTGCCGAAGCGGAGGCTCAAGAACACGAGCTGCCTTTCTGGCTTCAGGCAACGCCTGATGACATTGCGGGGTTAGAGTTTGAAGCCCCCATCATCGGGTGCAATTCTGCCGATTGCGTTGAATTGAGCACCCTGTACCGCAAGGAAGCAACGGAGCTACAGGAGGCGCAAGGCAACCAAGCTGCTGCGAAGGTGTTCGCGATGCTGTCCGCCGGTACGGACCTTCATTTCAAACCTAATGATCGCAACGCACCCTTCGGCGCGATGATGATCATGGGAGACCGACGATCGGCCATTCCAGAAGACTTTCGCGGTATTCCGGTGTCGGTACTTGCCTATGCGGCCGAGAATGCCGCTAACCAGGTGCTGAGAGCGCGGCTATGTGACCTTTGTTGGCTTCTGGAGCGAAAGAGGCACCAATTGGGTCGTGCCGCAATCGCATCCTACGTTGCAATCGCGGAGGGGCTGGGTTCGGACTCCCTCAAGGATCGTCTTGACCGCGATGATCCTCTCTTGGGGCTTACACCACGGGATGTTCTACGACGAGCGTTGTCGATGGGGCGGCCACTCGGCTGGGATATTGACGAGGTTATCGCCGCGCGAACGCTGCTGTCGGCAATAAGGGCGCGAGCTGTCAGAAGCAGCAATCCTGTACCAGTCCATTGGTTTTTCGAGATGGACTTGGATTTTGGCATCTCCGATCCGAGCATCATCGCCGCGGAGATAGAGGCTTATCTGACAGGGGGCGTTCCCGAACCCGGCTCCCACATGATTGTGGAGCTTTGGCGCTTGGCGGCTCGTGGGCATCATTATGCGAAGGACGAGGATGGAAAGAATCGGTGCCGAACAGGTGCTGCAGAAGCGCTGGTTGCCGAGTCTGAGAAGCACACTTCGGCGATGCTGGCCTCGCACTGGCTCAGCGAGGCAATTGCCGAATATCATGGCGTGCCGGGGCAGAGAAAACGACGCACCCAACTTCGTCACAAATTAATCGACGTCCAGTCCGGTATTGCAGACGAAATGTCGTCGTTTTCCCACCCGATGGACCTCAGCGCAATCGCGGATCAGGTTAAGGAGCAGCTTGAGGGCGAACGTGATCTCATCGACTTGCTGTTGATCTTTGCAGACTTGGAACAATCCCCCTCGCCAAAGAAGCTCATGGAGGATGCTGTGAAGTCTATCAACGATCATCCGCTTTCTTCTTTGTTCGGTGCGTCATTTCACGACCACGAAGGCAAAGTGATTCATAAGTCCGAGGGTGGAGGTTTCGGAGATGGTGACAACGGCGATGCTATCCGTTTGCAAATTTCTCAGCATGAAAGTATGCGCAGAGGCATCCACGTTTCAGGACAAGTTCAGGTAGCGCGCCAATATATCACCAGGAATTATTATGTCGGTGAAGATACACTTCAAGCTCTTATCCGGCACAGCCCATTCGTGCCGAACGATCTGGTCAACACTTTCAGTCGGGGCTTTGCTCGCTTCTTCGAAGGTGACTGCGTAAGCGCTCTCTATATCCTGACACCCATGCTGGAAAATTCCCTTCGCCACATTCTGAAACTGAACGGCTATGACGTCACAACGTTCGACGACGCCAAGCAGGTACAAGAAGATCGCACCATATCGGCACTTTTTGAGCAGATGCGTCCGGAATTGGAAGAGGCGTTCGGCGACGCCATCACGACGGACATTGACAACGTCTTCTTGTCCAAACCGGGACCAAGCCTTCGCCATGCGGTTGCTCATGGGCTTCTGAACGACAGCAGCCCCTACGGTACTGACGCCATATATGCTTGTTGGCTCATCTTTCGTCTGTGCTGTATTCCACTTTTCGAACAGCGAGAGCGATTGCGGTTGCCATCGTGA
- a CDS encoding DUF5655 domain-containing protein: protein MSDIKLFRTDSASVTELRGSAVALEKLLQTLIERNMEAFLGVRFLASEFPTSNGGRMDSLGIDENGSPVIIEYKRASNENVINQGLFYLDWLMDHRRDFEWLVLERFGAEQAKAVDWGTPRLICIAGDFTKYDAHAVNQMNRNIALVRYRRFGGELLLFELLTSASERSAREIPASIDTQDEPAAARPRSRQKTVMQYLADADQDLVDLYEATKAYLLALGGDVELKPLDNYVAFRRLKNFACVEVKPQIRHLKVFVKVDPDTTELEPGFTRDVRNIGHFGIGDLEIIITDVATLDTAKPLMDRSYDGA from the coding sequence ATGAGCGACATAAAACTCTTTCGTACGGACAGCGCATCGGTTACGGAACTTCGCGGCAGCGCGGTTGCGTTGGAAAAGTTGCTGCAGACGCTCATTGAACGCAACATGGAAGCCTTTCTCGGGGTGAGGTTTCTCGCCTCTGAGTTTCCGACGTCGAACGGTGGGCGCATGGACTCGCTCGGCATCGACGAGAACGGCTCACCAGTCATCATCGAGTACAAGCGGGCGAGCAACGAGAACGTCATCAACCAAGGATTGTTCTATCTCGATTGGCTCATGGACCATCGCCGCGATTTCGAATGGCTTGTTCTGGAGCGCTTTGGCGCCGAACAGGCAAAGGCGGTCGATTGGGGCACCCCGCGCCTAATCTGCATTGCCGGCGACTTCACCAAGTACGACGCCCATGCGGTCAACCAGATGAACCGGAACATTGCGCTTGTTCGCTATCGCCGATTTGGCGGCGAGCTATTGCTGTTCGAACTGCTAACCTCGGCATCGGAACGATCCGCGCGCGAAATCCCTGCCAGCATCGACACTCAAGACGAGCCTGCGGCAGCGCGACCACGATCTCGCCAGAAGACGGTTATGCAATATCTCGCGGACGCAGACCAGGACCTTGTCGACCTCTACGAGGCGACGAAGGCGTACCTGCTAGCGTTGGGCGGCGATGTCGAATTGAAGCCCCTGGACAACTACGTCGCCTTCCGCCGCCTAAAGAACTTTGCCTGCGTCGAGGTCAAGCCCCAGATCAGGCACCTCAAGGTGTTCGTGAAGGTCGATCCGGACACTACTGAACTTGAGCCCGGCTTCACCCGTGACGTGCGCAACATCGGCCATTTCGGCATTGGCGACCTTGAAATCATCATTACTGATGTCGCAACGCTGGATACAGCCAAGCCTCTGATGGACCGCAGCTATGACGGGGCATGA
- a CDS encoding M48 family metallopeptidase, producing MTDTAQHSIVFGGETFAFQIERTARRKTVAISVGFDGVRVLAPSDLDDDRVLGIVRKKGAWLLRKQAAYRELEGQPVAKEFVSGETFHYLGRQYRLKLIPDETAVVTRIAARGSTLIAPVLPNGHASVQRAAVRNGLRHWYRAHAIQHFPIRARVIAKTLGIPTPIVKVVDQSKRWGSCDARGRIRLNWRLAMAPMPLVDYVIAHEACHILEHNHSRRFWRSLEAIMPDYEDRLRRLDRMGHQFIW from the coding sequence ATGACGGACACTGCTCAGCATTCCATCGTCTTTGGCGGAGAAACGTTTGCGTTCCAGATCGAGCGAACAGCGCGCCGAAAGACCGTGGCGATATCTGTTGGTTTCGATGGAGTGCGCGTGCTCGCACCGTCAGACCTGGATGATGACCGCGTCCTTGGTATCGTTCGCAAGAAAGGGGCTTGGCTGCTTCGCAAACAGGCGGCGTACCGCGAACTTGAAGGGCAGCCGGTTGCCAAAGAGTTCGTGAGCGGCGAGACCTTTCACTATCTCGGCCGTCAGTATCGCTTGAAGCTCATTCCCGACGAAACCGCCGTTGTGACCCGAATTGCAGCAAGAGGTTCGACACTCATCGCGCCGGTCCTGCCGAATGGACATGCATCCGTACAGCGCGCCGCTGTCCGCAACGGGCTCAGGCACTGGTATCGAGCCCATGCGATCCAGCATTTTCCCATCCGTGCACGAGTGATCGCAAAGACGCTTGGCATTCCGACGCCGATCGTCAAAGTCGTTGACCAGTCCAAACGCTGGGGAAGTTGCGATGCACGCGGACGCATCCGTCTGAACTGGCGGCTGGCCATGGCACCCATGCCGTTGGTTGATTACGTGATTGCTCACGAGGCTTGTCACATTCTTGAGCACAATCATTCGCGGCGATTTTGGCGCTCGCTGGAGGCGATCATGCCGGACTACGAGGATCGCCTAAGGAGACTTGATCGAATGGGGCACCAGTTCATTTGGTGA
- a CDS encoding type I restriction-modification system subunit M — MAKLTRTELENHLWKSADILRGSIDSSDYKIYIFGFLFLKRLSDRFEEEAKESIRQGLPENVAYSDPDEHEFFLVERARWSSIKKLTTGIGDHLNKACAAIEDANPSIEGVLANIDFNSESRLGDAKNREGVLSRLIDHFSRIDLSNASLSEPDMLGRAYEYLIDKFADDAGKKGGEFYTPHHVVRLIVELLAPKPGMRISDPTCGSGGMLVQVAEHVAKLEGKRLGEALNITLHGQEKNLGTWAIAKMNLLLHGLRDARIEKGDTIRNPRLLDQDGNLFLYDRVIANPPFSLDSWGAEDVSGDTEKKGHNRFIYGIPPKNMGDLAFVQHMVATLNTKGVCGVVMPHGVLFRGSGDGRIRESMLKADLFEAIIGLPENLFAGTGIPATVLILNKAKATERKGRVLFIHGAKEFEERPKKNILGEGNITRIVNAFNAWKDEDRFCRIVDMKEIEENDFNLNISRYIDTLEPEKPIDVQAELAKLWDAETARDEAAARMNALLKEMGYVG, encoded by the coding sequence ATGGCCAAACTCACACGTACCGAACTGGAAAATCATCTTTGGAAATCCGCTGACATTCTTCGCGGCTCCATCGATAGCTCCGACTACAAGATCTACATCTTTGGCTTTCTATTTCTGAAGCGACTTTCTGATCGTTTCGAGGAAGAGGCCAAGGAGTCCATACGTCAGGGGCTGCCGGAAAATGTCGCCTACAGCGACCCAGACGAGCATGAGTTCTTTCTCGTTGAACGCGCGCGCTGGTCGTCGATCAAAAAGCTGACGACGGGTATTGGCGACCACCTCAACAAAGCATGCGCCGCGATTGAGGACGCCAATCCTTCGATCGAAGGTGTGCTGGCCAATATCGACTTCAACTCCGAATCGCGCCTTGGCGATGCCAAGAACCGCGAAGGCGTTCTGTCGCGTCTGATCGACCATTTCTCACGCATCGACCTGTCGAACGCTTCTCTGTCCGAACCGGATATGCTTGGTCGCGCATATGAATACTTGATCGACAAGTTCGCAGACGATGCAGGCAAGAAGGGCGGCGAGTTCTATACCCCCCACCATGTCGTGCGGCTGATTGTCGAGTTGCTGGCCCCCAAGCCAGGTATGCGCATCAGCGACCCAACATGTGGCTCAGGCGGCATGCTGGTTCAGGTCGCGGAGCATGTGGCGAAGCTCGAAGGCAAGCGGCTCGGCGAAGCGCTCAACATCACGCTGCACGGGCAGGAAAAGAACCTTGGCACATGGGCCATCGCCAAGATGAACTTGCTGCTGCACGGGCTACGCGATGCGCGAATTGAAAAAGGCGATACAATCCGCAATCCGCGCCTGTTGGATCAGGACGGCAACCTGTTCCTTTATGATCGAGTAATCGCCAACCCGCCCTTCTCGCTGGATAGCTGGGGTGCGGAGGACGTGTCAGGCGACACCGAGAAGAAGGGCCACAATCGCTTCATCTACGGCATTCCCCCAAAGAACATGGGCGATCTAGCCTTCGTTCAGCACATGGTGGCCACGCTCAACACTAAAGGTGTTTGCGGCGTAGTGATGCCGCATGGGGTGCTGTTCCGCGGCTCAGGCGACGGCCGTATTCGCGAGTCGATGCTGAAAGCCGATCTGTTCGAAGCGATTATCGGCCTGCCAGAAAACCTGTTCGCAGGAACCGGCATTCCAGCAACCGTTTTGATCCTCAACAAGGCAAAAGCGACTGAGCGCAAGGGAAGAGTACTGTTCATTCACGGCGCAAAGGAATTCGAGGAACGGCCTAAAAAGAACATCTTGGGCGAGGGCAACATCACGCGCATCGTTAATGCCTTCAATGCTTGGAAGGATGAGGATCGCTTCTGCCGCATCGTCGACATGAAGGAGATCGAAGAGAACGATTTCAATCTCAACATCTCCCGCTACATCGATACGCTCGAGCCCGAAAAGCCGATCGATGTGCAGGCCGAACTTGCCAAGCTGTGGGACGCTGAGACGGCCCGGGACGAAGCTGCGGCCCGCATGAACGCCCTTCTCAAGGAGATGGGTTATGTCGGTTGA